Below is a genomic region from Geoglobus acetivorans.
TCTGTTGGCCTTTCCCCCCTCAGGTGGGGAGCGAACTTTTACGAGAAGAGCCTTCTTCCATTCGTCATATCCGGAAACCTCTGCCCTCTTTGATCTGGGAGATACATGAACCCTTATTCTCACACCCTCCACACTCAGAATTACCTTAAGAGGTTTAAAATTCATCCGGTTATGCAGACACAACAACATCCATTAATCCAGAATGGTAAAATCTAACACTGCTCGAGCGGCGATCGCATAAGGCCTGCCCCCGACCCCTTTGTTTCCACTGGAATGTCTCTGCACACTCAGCAAAAACAGATGTTTATGCCCCCTACCCCATTATTTCCACTGGAGACGTCACAGGTACAGGAAGGGTACCACAACCTCCGACCCTATCATTTCCTGTGGATCTCCGACTGCCACCCCAACAGCTTTCGCAAAAAAACAGATGCACCATAGTAATCTTTCAATCCCTTCAAGGTCTGATTTTAACCATAAGTTCAATTTCCTGCAAAGCTCTTTCAAGTGGATTCTTTCAATCCCTTCAAGGTCTGATTTTAACGAGTTTTCAGCGTTGAAAAGAGCAGAGTTTGAAAAGGCCACTTTCAATCCCTTCAAGGTCTGATTTTAACGAAATGCGATAACTGCGGAAAAATCATTGAAAATGACACTTTCAATCCCTTCAAGGTCTGATTTTAACGAAGTGGCATATAGACTGTCAAATGAAGTTCTCACACTTTCAATCCCTTCAAGGTCTGATTTTAACCTCCGGTAATAATCTCTCAAATTCCTTTAAAAAGCTTTCTTCCCGCTTCTTTCGTTTAAATACTGCAGCAAACCTCCGGTGATGCGGGTTATTTATAACGTTGTGCGACTTTTATCCTGGGGTTTGTTTTTGGATTCTGGATTTTTTATGAGCTTTTTACTGAATTTTAGGAAATCTGTCAGGGAGGAGTGGGAGAATAAAAATAAACTGGCTTTATTTCTTAAAAGAAGGAAGTGAAAATTAAAAGTTTTTGCTATAAAAATAGCTGATAATATGATGTGCGACTGGATTTGCAGGCTCAGATTCTCTAATGAAATGCAATCCACAGCCAGAATCGAAAACGGAAATGTTTGAACTGGGATAGAATAGCACCGAATTTAATCTCACGGGATTTAAAAATGCTGCAGAATCATGAAAATCTTTAAATCTTACACCGGAAAGTAAAGCCCATGAGCCAGATTATGGAAATGCTGATAAGAAGAGGGTTTCTCTGGCAGTCATTTGAGATTTACGGTGGAATGGCTGGATTCATCGATTACGGTCCTCTTGGTAACGGGTTGAGAAGAAAGGTTGAAGACCTGTGGAGAAAATATTTCGTGATCAACGAGAGAAGTGTTGAGATAGACTCTCCCACAGTCGGAATTGAGGACGTCTTCATAGCTTCCGGGCATGCGGAGGGCTTTACGGATGTTGCAATCGAATGCTCTGAGTGTGGAAGAGTTTTCAGGGCTGATCACTACGTGAAGGAAAAACTGAACCTCGAAGTGGATCCCACCATAGAAGCTGTAAAATCCGTAGTCAATGAGTTTGACCTGAGATGCGAGTGTGGTGGGAAATTCAAGGAGCCTGAACACATAAATCTGATGTTCGAGACGAAAATAGGTCCGGGAAAGGGGAAGAAAGGATATCTCCGCCCTGAAACTGCCCAGGGGATTTTCATAGCATTCAAGAGACTCTCAGATTACTTCAGGCACAAGCTTCCTTTCGGTGTCGCCCAGATAGGAAGAGCCTACAGAAACGAAATCAGCCCCAGACAGGGAGTTATCAGGCTGAGAGAATTCAATCAGGCCGAACTTGAATTCTTCTGCCATCCGGGCGAAAAGAAGCATCCCGATTTTTACAAATATGCAGATGATACCGTAACTCTCGTCGATAAATTCGATAAAGAACACAGAATAAGCCTGAAAGAGGCTGTTGAAAAGGGTATTATTGCCCACGAGCTTCTGGCGTATTTTATTGGAAAAACAAGAAGATTTCTGCTTGAAGCTGGAATAGACGAGAAAAGGCTGAGATTCAGGCAGCACAAGGATGATGAGAGGGCACACTATGCCGTTGACTGCTGGGATGCTGAGGTGGAACTCAGCTACGGCTGGATTGAGATTGTGGGGATTGCTGACAGAACTGACTACGACCTTTCGAGACACAGCAAATACAGCAGGGAAGATCTGAGCGTGTTCGTACCATTTGATGAACCCGTAAAAATAAAAAGACGGAAAGTAATTCCAAACATTTCAAAACTCGGTCCCGTTTTCAGGAATAAGGCAAGGAGAATTGCCGAAGAGCTTGAAAAGCTGGAAAATGCCGATGGAGATGTTCTGGTCGTTATCGATGGAGAGGAAATAACAGTACCGGCTGAGTTCTATGAGGTCAGGGAAGTTGAGGAGGAGATTCATGGAG
It encodes:
- a CDS encoding DUF167 domain-containing protein codes for the protein MEGVRIRVHVSPRSKRAEVSGYDEWKKALLVKVRSPPEGGKANREVEKLLSEFFNARVEIVSGHRSRDKQAVVYGLTEKDVYDRIKGV
- the glyS gene encoding glycine--tRNA ligase → MSQIMEMLIRRGFLWQSFEIYGGMAGFIDYGPLGNGLRRKVEDLWRKYFVINERSVEIDSPTVGIEDVFIASGHAEGFTDVAIECSECGRVFRADHYVKEKLNLEVDPTIEAVKSVVNEFDLRCECGGKFKEPEHINLMFETKIGPGKGKKGYLRPETAQGIFIAFKRLSDYFRHKLPFGVAQIGRAYRNEISPRQGVIRLREFNQAELEFFCHPGEKKHPDFYKYADDTVTLVDKFDKEHRISLKEAVEKGIIAHELLAYFIGKTRRFLLEAGIDEKRLRFRQHKDDERAHYAVDCWDAEVELSYGWIEIVGIADRTDYDLSRHSKYSREDLSVFVPFDEPVKIKRRKVIPNISKLGPVFRNKARRIAEELEKLENADGDVLVVIDGEEITVPAEFYEVREVEEEIHGEKVTPHVIEPSFGLDRITYAILEHCYDTDYVDGEERKVLRLKRWLAPVQVAVLPLLSRENFVKEAEKIADVLKENGVFTEVDTTGSIGRRYRRYDEIGTPFCVTVDHQTFEDGTVTIRDRDSTAQVRVEKSRIVSVLKELLATEKDLKEFGEVFKN